A single Anopheles maculipalpis chromosome 3RL, idAnoMacuDA_375_x, whole genome shotgun sequence DNA region contains:
- the LOC126562745 gene encoding uncharacterized protein LOC126562745: protein MNSLPRLLNPRATSELRRSSAAGLNVVSQRPPLPPKIELRSHSYDGLLDDSASMQSRKAVVEPATTKATEGNDRVDGRGAISPTHQEEAVNEPQIARKVATGTEASIKSKNRRSRSMDDLFDDGDDGTGGDFLDNTQSMETLLEPGSPTSGTGDGCPPETPVRSMGGNICLNRRFVREDTNDDDQDTIDGSAAGSHTASHEQLCEKETITVDSTPRYVREVDSAGPELDGRTKREDDGEDDVLSTHSSVTSSLGSTASGEKGTTGPKKAPKPLINRYVKKVKSFMKM, encoded by the coding sequence ATGAACTCGTTGCCGCGACTGCTAAACCCTAGAGCAACCTCGGAGCTACGGCGAAGTTCTGCCGCAGGGTTGAATGTGGTTTCGCAGCGTCCTCCACTACCGCCGAAGATTGAGCTGCGTAGTCACAGCTACGATGGACTGCTGGATGATTCGGCAAGCATGCAGAGCCGCAAGGCGGTGGTGGAACCCGCCACTACAAAGGCAACTGAAGGGAATGATCGAGTCGATGGACGTGGTGCAATCTCGCCAACGCACCAAGAGGAAGCGGTAAACGAACCTCAGATTGCTCGCAAAGTAGCAACCGGTACGGAAGCTTCGATCAAGAGCAAAAATAGACGATCTCGTAGCATGGACGATCTGTTCGATGATGGTGACGATGGAACCGGTGGTGACTTCCTCGACAACACACAAAGCATGGAAACGCTGCTAGAACCGGGTTCACCCACCTCTGGGACGGGTGATGGGTGTCCACCGGAGACGCCGGTTCGTTCGATGGGTGGCAACATCTGTCTAAATCGGCGCTTCGTGCGGGAAGATACGAACGATGATGATCAGGACACGATCGACGGTTCGGCGGCTGGATCTCACACCGCATCACACGAGCAGTTGTGCGAAAAGGAAACGATCACGGTCGACAGTACACCCCGGTACGTGCGGGAGGTGGACAGTGCAGGGCCAGAGCTGGACGGTCGGACAAAGCGAGAAGACGATGGGGAAGATGACGTTCTGTCGACACACTCGTCCGTCACCTCTTCGCTAGGATCGACGGCATCCGGCGAGAAGGGCACTACAGGACCCAAGAAAGCACCGAAACCGTTGATCAATCGGTACGTGAAGAAGGTGAAATCGTTTATGAAAATGTAG